Below is a genomic region from Apteryx mantelli isolate bAptMan1 chromosome 22, bAptMan1.hap1, whole genome shotgun sequence.
TGTATGTctgtcttgttttctctccagaaTCTTCCTGCCTTAGTATTGAAGATCATGAGTGGAACATTTGCCCCAATATCAGATAGATACAGCCCTGACCTGCGCCAGCTCATCCTTAGCATGCTGAACCTGGATCCTTCCAAGCGACCGCCGCTGAATGAGATCATGGCCCAGGCCATCTGTATTCGTCCCCTTCTGAACCTCTACACTGACGTGGGCAGTGTCAAAATGAGAAGGCAAGTGGTGCTGCCATGTTTGTGTGCTTTGGGAGGGGCTGCCGCAGCTCACAACGTGTCTGACCAGTTCACCGTCTCTGTTTTGAGTTCCGAAGAGAGAGTTGTCCCCACCCAGCTCTCCCGTGTTCCCCCAACACGCAGCTGCTGCAGGCTGAGCCTGGCCCTGCGGCTCAGGGCTGCGGCAGGTGTGGGTTTGCCATCGCTGTAAGAGCGAACAGGGAGTTGTGAGCTCAGGGGGAAGTGAACTGGCGCTGACTGCCCTCTCTCAGGTGGCTTAAAGTGCTCACCAAAGCAGTTCTGTGGGATATTCAGCTGTGGCTCGTGCTGTAGCTCTGCCCACACCCTCTGTGATCCGGGGCTCCGCACGACCTCTGGGGCTGAGCTGACGGTAAGGGCTGCGTTTTGGTTTGGCAGGCCTGAGAAGCCCTTGGCTCCAGTGCCGACAGTGACCCACAGCCGCACAGGGGGACGAGTGAGCAGTGCCAGGCCAAGGGGTGAGTCGTGGCGCAGCACATTCAGCACAGCTCTGCTTGGAAGAGCCCTTTCCCTTGGATGTCAGGGGGTCTTGGAGGCACTCAAGCTCCTGGAGGAGGAAGTTACGGAAATGTCACCTTCCCTGAGCCCTGGAGGAGCTCACAGGCACCTCAGCTCTGGGGACCAAGCAGCAGTCTTTTCCCACCTGCCCCTTCTAAGTTTAAACTATTTAAATGAAATTCCTTCTGCTCCATCTGTACAGGCTGGGAACAGGCcagaggggtgctggggggtgtcCCAGTGCAGGGCTATGCAGCTGGCACAGGTAGCAGTTAGCTTGGACTGTCACGGTACTCCTTCCCCCAATTCTGAGATAAAATACAAAGACCTGTTCCCGTGTGTTTCTCTCAGCTCCGCCTGGGAACTCCCCAGCAGCCCCTTGCCAGCCTTGGACTGGGGCTCTGAGCTGGTCTGGCCCTGCTTGCTGGCAGACAGCTGTGCTGGTGCCCAGACTGGATGGCGGgtgttgtttctcttcctgtggGAGGAGAGTCAGGAATCTGGGGTCATGATTTCTGTTTGACCAGCAGGTGTTCGTGGCGGCTCGGCCAGGACTGgaattcctcctcctctgtcttcCATCTACACCTGGGGGAGCGGGATCACCACCCCCCTCCGCCTGCCCATGCTTAACACCGAAGTGGTGCAGGTGTCTGCTGGCAGGACGCAAAAGGCTGGGGTCACCAAATCGGGGCGGCTCATCATGTGGGAGGTGAGCGATGGGAACTTGAGCAGGGCGGTGGGAGAGGAAGGCTTGTGGGTGTGATTTCTGAGAAGGGGACGCTTCCGCTCACTGCACAGGCCATGATGCCACATTCCCCAGGACCGCAGTCCGGGCCAGGGTGCAGCTGATGCTGCTGAGCCTGTGGGAAGGGGCTCCTTAGCTCTCCCACTCTGATCTTGCTACACGGAGGTGCAGTAGCCCAGATGGCTTCTCTCTACCAGGCTCCCCCGATGGGTGCTGCAGGAGGCCCTTCTCTCCCAGGAGCCACCGAACAGCTTCAGCCTCAGTTTGTGTCCCGTTTTCTGGAGGGCCAGTCTGGCGTGACCATCAAACATGTGTCCTGTGGTGACCTATTCACAGCCTGCCTCACAGGTAAGCTGCTGCCTCGTGTCTTCAGCCGTCTGGGTCCCAAAAGCGCCTGGTTTGGTGGCTGGCTTACAAATGCAGCGTGACTGCTTGGGGGGtgcctgctcagagaggaacctgaGAGGTGCACTGGGCTGGAATGCAACGAAGTGCAACTGTGGCCTGTCATGTAACAGCAGGTAGGGATCAAGAATGGCAGGAGTGCATGGTCCTCCCATGATGCCCCACTGGTCAGCTTGGTCCCAAACATCGGTCTGGTGCGGGGAGGGCCTCGGATCTCCTCTGTTTGTTGTCCTGGGTGCACTGGTGTCACTTGGTGCCAGAATTGGTCTGTACAGTGGGGACTGCAGTGTGAGGAGTGGCCAGGAAGCTCAGCGCAGCTGGCCTCGCTGTGTCACATACTCTGTGAGTGCAGGTAGCAGGGGGCCACCTCCCCAGGCACAAGCGCTTACTGATGGTGACATGTTGCAATGAGAAGTCAACGTGAAGGGTGCCTGTGAGTTCCTGCAGCTCCAGCCAGTTGTCCTCGGCCATGGAAAGGCAGCCTCTGAAGCCCTCTTAGAGCGGGTCAGGAGACATTCTGCCGGGGAGGGGAGTGTGCACACCAGCCCAAGGCCATGTTTGTAGAGCAAAACCCTCCTGATGGTCCTTTGGGAGCCCTGTTTGCACTTCTGCTGGGGATCAGGGCAATAAATAACAGATATGCAAGTAGCAAACTTCATAGGCCTGTGTTTGTCCTACCTCTCCATGGCGTTTCCTGCTGCCCCTCTGCTGGGGGCTGGCCTGGCTGCTCAGTGAGTGGCTCTGTGTATTTAACACCTTGACAGACTGTGGAGTTAGCAGCTCCTGCGTACACAGCTGCAATAATGTTATCTCAGTGCTCCCCTATCATCTGCTGTTTGTCTTTGGTGAGTTGTCACAGTGCATAGAGGCTGCTGCTCTCTAGAAGCTCATTGAAGGCCTCTgggcccccctgcccccagcaacTTATGAGTCAGAGTAGGTCCAAGCAGAGCTGCTGTCCTCGGAGCTCCAGTCAGCCCCATGGGCCCCGTGTGCCTTGTGGGGTGTCGTGTGCCAGTAACACAacttctttctgcctttgcaGACAGGGGGATAATCATGACTTTTGGCAGCGGCAGCAATGGCTGTTTGGGGCACGGAAACTTCACGGACGTAAGCCAGGTTTGTCGTGTGGGTGCTGGGTGTGCTGCTCCCCCAGGGCAGAGGATGGATCACGCCGTTTGCGCCCCGTGAGACAGCTCACCCGAGCTCTAGGGACGTGCATCCCAGGCATGCTCTGGCATCCAaccccctccccctcctctccctgtcACTGCGGGGTTTTAAAAGGCCCAAcctgcctctttctctccccccgcCCTACACAATGATCCCTTTGAGTGTGGGGGAAGTCAAGAGCTGCCTTGTGGTTGCTGTTGGCAGGCACccagcttggaggctgcctccAATCACACACCTGCCTGCTTCACTCTTGGCCTGCAGCTGCCAGGGTTCACtgagaaaagttatttttcaaaaGAGCCAGTATTTAAAGAAGAGCTATGTGTTTCCGATTGGCCCAGAGCGTTAGGGCTGAGGGCCCTTCGTTCCCTTCCAGCCTCTTCTTCCTTGCCCTCTCTCAGATGCGGCAGCAGCCGATGGCTTCCAGCCGAGCCCAGGGACTGGTGCCGTTTGTCTCTGTGGTCAGCTGGCTCATTTGTTCCTGCTCCATCCGGGGATGTTGTCTTGAGCCAAGCTGCTCGGTGTTTATTGCTGGGGAGAGACCAATTGGTAGCAGCAGCCAGATCCCAGCAAATGGTGCTTTTCACATGAAGAAGATAATGAGAATGAGACTTGCTATGGTGAGGTGTCAGATCTAGCAGCAGGTCGCagcaggggctgggagaagtgcgGAGATCTTGGTCTCTCCACACCCTAACGAATACGTAGCTGATGGCTCTCAGCTCCTCTGCACAAGAGCCGTTTCAGCCAACGCATCCTGCACCAAGcccctgcctgctcagagcatgTGTTAACAGCCGCTGGCACTCCCCACATGGGCAGGGGGGCGAATCCCAACCCTTGGGCTGAACCTATTCCCTCTCCAAACCGTTGTGCTGGCTGCTTTCTTCCGCCCCAGAGATGTTTGCATTATCTTCTGTGCCGTGTGCATGTAGTCTCTAAAATTCTTTGAAGACTATTTAGAACAAAAAATGCTCTGGTGTTTGTGTTGGATGAAAACTGGGATGCTGCCAGCACTCTGCTGAGGctggggggttgggtgggagggaTGGGAGCAGCCGGGCAGGCTGGGAGGTCTCGGCTGACGGCTGCTGCTCTTCCCCTGCCAGCCCAAGATCGTGGAGGCCCTGCTGGGCTACGAGATGGTGCAGGTGGCCTGTGGCGCATCTCACGTCCTGGCAGTTTCCAACGAACGGGAAGTGTttgcctggggcaggggggatAATGGTAAGACATGTCTGCTTAACAAAACAGGGCTTGTGCTTTCCATCCCCCCTTCCCACTCCCCTCACTGGCcctgctttcctgcagtcctctccaGATGTGCCAGTCTGGGTGGGTGTGGAAAAGTTACAGCTGCTTCACCACCTACCAGGGCCCCTTTGCTTTCGGCTTTGCTCCCCTTCATGGTGGTGGGTCCCAGGCAGAGCTCTTGCAGGCAGCTCTGTAGATGCTGTCACTCACGGCAGTGCATTTGGTTTGTGTGTCTACATCAGCCATGCCCTGCTCTGTTCTTCCTGCCAGGTCGGCTGGGGCTGGGTACCCTTGAGTGCCATAACTCCCCCCAGCAGGTAGCAGTCCCCCCAGAGCACGAAGCTCAGAGGGTCGTCTGTGGCATCGATTCCTCCAtgatcctcacagtgaagaaccAGATTCTTGCTTGTGGGAGCAACAGGTAGGAGAAGTGAGCGTCTGTGCTCCAGAGCCTGCCACAGCAGGGCTCTCTGGGGTCCATTCAGTCTGTGTCTGGCCAGGGAAGAGAACAAGAAACCGTGAGAAGGGTCTCGGAGTCATCGCTGTGTGACCCTGCTCCCCAGCATCTCGCTGCTGATGGAGCAGTTATGCTAGGGCAGGATTTGAATGCAGGGGTGTCTGTGCCAGGCCACGTTCAGCCAGCCCTGGACTGTGCTCTTCCCCCTGCAGATGTAACAAGCTGGGCCTGGATCGGATCAGCTCAGCAGAGGAGCCTTCCCCAGAGAACCAGGTGGAAGAAGCCACCGTGTTCCTGTGCGCCCAGTCAGCTCCCTTGAACCAACAGCCGATCGTATGTGCTGACATCGGTACAGCGCACTCAGCTGCAGTCACAGGTGAGGGGTGCCGTGCCCAAATCCTTGAGGGGGGGCACAGGTCTGCAttttctctgtcttcctcctGCCTCTGTTCCCCATGCCTAGAGGCCTAAGAGAGGCTCAAGAGGCACCCTGCTCCCAATGGTGGAGCTCTGTGGAGCAGGGTGCTCACCATGACCAAGCACAAAGGGGTTCAGGGGCTTTGCGGCATCCTCAGGTGACACCCAGATGGGAACTTCATGTTTCTCTCACCTCTGTTGTCAGCTTCTGGCCAGTGTTACACCTTCGGGAGCAACCAGCACGGGCAGCTGGGCACCAACTCCTGCCGGAACAGCCGCGTGCCCCATCTGGTTGTGGGGCTCCAGGCTATGAAGGTCACTGTGGTGGCTTGTGGGGATGCCTTCACCGTAGCCATTGGAGCAGGTGAGACTGAAGCCTgtgtcctgggctgcagcaggctCTGGCTTTCTTCTGCCTGGAGTCCATGCTGCTGGCCAAGATGGACCTTGGAGATAGCTCAGGGCGCTACTGAGGTGGATGGCTTGTCCTAGTcctgtggggtgcagggctggtACTGCTCGGACAGCCCTTGCTGCTTAGCAAGTAGAAATGGGAGGCCCGTTTCCTGGTGAACGCAGTGAGGAGCTCTGTGTCTAGCCAGGTTTATCCCTCTGCAGATGGCG
It encodes:
- the NEK8 gene encoding serine/threonine-protein kinase Nek8, whose translation is MEKYERIRVVGRGAFGIVHLCLRKADQKLVILKQIPVEQMSKDERLAAQNECQVLKLLSHPNIIEYYENFLEDKALMIAMEYAPGGTLAEFIHKRCNSLLDEDTILHFFVQILLALHHVHTKQILHRDLKTQNILLDKHRMIVKIGDFGISKILSSKSKAYTVVGTPCYISPELCEGKPYNQKSDIWALGCVLYELASLKRAFEAANLPALVLKIMSGTFAPISDRYSPDLRQLILSMLNLDPSKRPPLNEIMAQAICIRPLLNLYTDVGSVKMRRPEKPLAPVPTVTHSRTGGRVSSARPRGVRGGSARTGIPPPLSSIYTWGSGITTPLRLPMLNTEVVQVSAGRTQKAGVTKSGRLIMWEAPPMGAAGGPSLPGATEQLQPQFVSRFLEGQSGVTIKHVSCGDLFTACLTDRGIIMTFGSGSNGCLGHGNFTDVSQPKIVEALLGYEMVQVACGASHVLAVSNEREVFAWGRGDNGRLGLGTLECHNSPQQVAVPPEHEAQRVVCGIDSSMILTVKNQILACGSNRCNKLGLDRISSAEEPSPENQVEEATVFLCAQSAPLNQQPIVCADIGTAHSAAVTASGQCYTFGSNQHGQLGTNSCRNSRVPHLVVGLQAMKVTVVACGDAFTVAIGADGEVCTWGKGARGRLGRKDEETGTPRPVQLEETHPYVVTSVACCHGNTLLAVKPAMEESPSQ